The window TAAGATCACCTTTGAGTTAGATAAGCCTTACGATAAATATAAGGTAAGGATATATGATATGAGTGGTAAGTTGGTCAGAGAACTAGAAGGTGATGGTAGCTTCGGACAAGGAGAGGTCTATTGGGATGGTAAGGATCTAGATGGAGTTATAGTTAGAAATGGTGCTTACATTTTTGTGGTTGAGACAGGGGGTACGGTTGGTTATAGAGGAACCGTTATCCTCGTGAAATAACAGGAGGTTGTTATGAGTAGGTTTAGTTTTGGGGTTATGTTAATTGTCTTGTGTATATTGCTTTTGGGAATATATGCAGAAGCCGCTTTCGAGTACCTTGATAGGGGTACTAGCGTTAGAGCTAAAGGTTTTGGGAATGCTATGTTTGGATTATTTGATGGAGTGAACGGTATGGAGTATAACCCTGCTTTGATGGCTAATACTAAAAATATAGAAAGTAGGGTTAACTTTGGTATACCTATAGGATACCTTGATGATACTGGTATGAACATGTTTAGTATATTTGGTGTGATACCTTTCAGTAATAAAGGTTATGCTGGAATTGATTACTTAGCGGGTGTTATTGCGGGTGGTAATGTGCCATATTTCTTTAGGGAAGGATCTATAGGTTTTTCTTATTCTAGGTTTAATGTCTTGGATTTATACTATGAGCAAGTTATAAGCATAGGATATGCTAAAAATCTTGATGATTTTATATCGAAAGGTGCCAGAATATCAGCAGGAGTGAAACTAAATTTGTATAACCTAGGTTTGGTTCCAAATTCTGATACACAAGTTAATCCGTATCTTGGTGATAGATTAAGTACTTGGGGATTTGGTATGGATGTAGGTGTGACTTATGATTTCAGCTATACTATAAGGTTAGGATTTGCCGTTCAGAATATCATAAAACCTAATACAGCATTAATTGAAGGAAATGAATCTACCCTTCCGAGAAAGATAAAGTTTGGAGCAAACTGGATAGTTGGTTCTTTCTTTGATGTTTTTGAGGATCTTATGGTTGGAGTAGGTATAACACAAACCGAAAGAGAACCTGGCGATAATAGAGAACTTGATTTGACATATCATTTTGGTGTTGAGACATGGTTTTTGAATAGAATAATTGGTCTTAGGGCAGGATATGAATTTGGTTTGTATGAATTTTCAAGTATAAGTGTAGGACTTTCTTTTGGTTATGTTTTTGCTGATGAGCATGAAGTTAATTTTGACTATAGTTTAAGTATTATGCCTCATTTGTTTGCTTCAGTTGGTGATTTGTCTCATTCTTTTAGCTTGGTTTACAGGTTTAGGCTACCTAGAAGTGCTTTTGCCTATACTGAAGAGAAGATAAGAGAATTACAATTTATGGAAGAGCTTGAAAAGCGGAAGAAGGAAATGAAAGAATTAGGAATTGATACTAAATCACAAAATACTGGAAAGAAAGAAGAAATTCAGCAAGAACAACCTCAACAGCTTCAAGAACAACCTAAACAAGAACAACCTAAACAAGAACAACCTAGAAAAGATCAGCAAAGAGGAGATACCAAGAAACAGAAATCTAATTAAGGCCACCTCCTGAAAAGGTTATTTTGAGTCCCCCCCCTTTCAATAGGGGGGGCAATTTATTCGTATGGATAACATAGTATCAAGGTATAACTCCTATGAAATAAGTACTACTAACAGATTGGTTTCAATATTACTAATGTGTCTACTCCTACAGTGGACGTTTAATAGGAGTTTTGATGGAACTACATTTCAAGATTACATCTAGGTAATACTCTATATGTTTAATAATGGAGTTGTTGGTGTTGAAGCTCTTTGTACTTACTCTTCACCTGTTAATGTAACTATTAGGTGCTGTGGTCTAGCTTGGAGTTTTGATAATATACACTATTACAATAGAGGTAACTATACTACTTCTCCTGGTATTGGAATGAAAAAATGAAGAAGACAGTTGGTAGATATTAAGATGTTTAGGAAGTATATTTCGATTTAGATTGAATGTTGGATATGAGAATGTTCAACATCATATAATATGACAAACGTTAGGATTTTGTTTGTTATTAGCGTTTTGCTTTTTTGTTTTGTTTTGTTGAGTTTTGCTCAGACAAATACTAATGAGGTTATTTTACCTCAAACTGAATTTTTTGCTGAACCTGCTACTTCACCTGTGATGGATGATAGAGAAAGTTATTTACCTACAAAGGAAGAGAAAAAGGGGCTTTATGAAATACCTACTATTAGGAGCGTAGATGTTCTTGAAAAAGAAGCTAAGAAAGATATATCCCAAGATGTAAAGTCAAGACTGATAGCGCTTTTTGCCTATGGTCTAAACGATATCCTTGATTTTTCAATAATAGGTCTTAGTCAAATACCTTCTGATAGTGTTAGTATAAGTGCTGTAGTAAAATATAATAGATTCAAAAGACCTGATGTGGTGTTATATGGTTATGATGGTAGCTTCTTGAATACTTTTAAGGAGCTTGATCTTGCTAATGTTTCTATAGGTGTTTCTTCAAGTGTTGTCTTTTGGAGTAGTACTATTGAGTTTTTTGAGGATTTTAAAGGACTTTGGAGTAATAGAAATTATCTCGATGAAAAGGATAGGAAAGTTGTTGCTAACTCAAGATTTAGGTACCGAATTGATAGGGATTCAACTTTTAATGTTTTATTAGAACTTGAACATTTTAATAGTAGGATAAGGGATAGGACTTTTTCTTACTATTATACTTCACTTAATGATTTCTCTCTTAGTGTTGGATACAAGTATGGAATAGAAGAGTTTAATTTTTTTGGAATTGATTTTGGTATAGGTACAGACGTAATCAAATTAACTTACGATAATGATTTCAAAAGTGGTGTTTACGGAGATATTTCGTTTTCTTTTAGTTTTCCTATATATGAGAATAGTTGGTTTGTGGGTCTTAGTACCGGTATTTTGCCAAACACTTTCTTTCCGATGGAGTGGTATACTAGACTAAATCTAGGTTATAGATTAAGTGACAACTTGGTTGTCTTTCTATCAGTTTTCAAAGATTTTGAAAAGTTTGAAATCTCTTACTTATCTAGAGGTTTAAACTTTGTTACATATATTCCTTTTGGAGATTCTTCTTTGGGTGTTGAGTTGAGTCCCAGATTTTTCTTCTGGGGTAACAATTCTATTAAGT of the Brevinematales bacterium genome contains:
- the traF gene encoding conjugal transfer protein TraF: MSRFSFGVMLIVLCILLLGIYAEAAFEYLDRGTSVRAKGFGNAMFGLFDGVNGMEYNPALMANTKNIESRVNFGIPIGYLDDTGMNMFSIFGVIPFSNKGYAGIDYLAGVIAGGNVPYFFREGSIGFSYSRFNVLDLYYEQVISIGYAKNLDDFISKGARISAGVKLNLYNLGLVPNSDTQVNPYLGDRLSTWGFGMDVGVTYDFSYTIRLGFAVQNIIKPNTALIEGNESTLPRKIKFGANWIVGSFFDVFEDLMVGVGITQTEREPGDNRELDLTYHFGVETWFLNRIIGLRAGYEFGLYEFSSISVGLSFGYVFADEHEVNFDYSLSIMPHLFASVGDLSHSFSLVYRFRLPRSAFAYTEEKIRELQFMEELEKRKKEMKELGIDTKSQNTGKKEEIQQEQPQQLQEQPKQEQPKQEQPRKDQQRGDTKKQKSN